The proteins below come from a single Panicum hallii strain FIL2 chromosome 7, PHallii_v3.1, whole genome shotgun sequence genomic window:
- the LOC112899333 gene encoding scarecrow-like protein 23 produces the protein MNLTLSLAVNGGTGTGTGKKRKVRDGVVDDVVGDGGDRGRVVRLLQARERMVARLESDDQRVAPDDAAGGGGGLRLMHLLLSSVAAGEAGDVRAATAALHEVYRLASFGGGDPAPRVAAYFADAMAPRLRLRPPAEASSAPARGEQFLAYTMFYRASPLYQFAHFTANQAIVEAFEGGGRRSLHVVDFDVSYGFQWPSLIQSLSDAADAASTSGSQDGDRRERPVSLRITGLGTSADELRQTEARLTRFASGCPNVRFEFEGIVTNEQNSGRHERIKNDDDATVVVNLAFPAAQSSRASAREACSALALIRSLNPSLVFLVERGGGGNATSRGRSSLLPPFTASLRYFAAVFDSLHESLPADSAERLAIERNYLGTEIRNAVASLDRSHGGDDRTAAEPCSSSASWKEMMESAGFEAVPLSSRTVSQAKLLLKMKSGCGGGGGFRVVVEGDGGRAMSLGWRDSALITTTAWRRRRRRSISKTSS, from the coding sequence ATGAACCTGACGTTGAGTCTAGCCGTCAATGGCGGCACCGGCACCGGCACGGGCAAGAAGCGCAAGGTGCGGGACGGTGTTGTCGACGACGTGGTGGGCGATGGTGGTGACCGTGGCAGGGTGGTGAGGCTTCTCCAGGCGAGGGAGCGGATGGTGGCGAGGCTGGAGTCGGACGATCAGAGAGTAGCGCCCGATGATGCtgctggcggcggtggcggcctgCGGCTGATGCATTTGCTCCTCTCGTCGGTGGCggctggggaggccggcgacgTGCGGGCGGCCACCGCGGCGCTGCACGAGGTCTACCGGCTTGCGTCCTTCGGCGGCGGCGATCCCGCCCCGCGTGTCGCCGCCTACTTCGCGGACGCGATGGCGCCGAGGCTGCGGCTCCGTCCGCCCGCGGAGGCctcgtcggcgccggcgcgcggggAGCAGTTCCTGGCGTACACCATGTTCTACCGGGCGTCCCCGCTCTACCAGTTCGCgcacttcacggcgaaccaggcGATCGTGGAGGCGTTcgagggcggcggccgccggagcCTCCACGTCGTCGACTTCGACGTGTCGTACGGGTTCCAGTGGCCCTCTCTCATCCAGTCTCTCTCggacgccgccgacgccgcgagCACAAGCGGCTCGCAAGACGGCGACCGCAGGGAACGACCGGTGTCCCTGCGGATCACCGGCCTCGGGACGAGCGCCGACGAGCTGCGGCAAACCGAGGCGCGGCTCACGCGCTTCGCGAGCGGCTGCCCCAACGTTCGGTTCGAGTTCGAGGGCATCGTGACGAACGAGCAAAACAGCGGCCGCCATGAACGCATCAAGAACGACGACGACGCGACGGTGGTCGTCAACCTGGCGTTCCCGGCAGCGCAGAGCTCGAGGGCGAGCGCAAGAGAAGCTTGCAGCGCGCTGGCTCTCATCCGCTCCCTGAACCCTTCCCTGGTGTTCTTGGTCGAGAGAGGCGGAGGCGGCAATGCCACGTCGAGGGGACGCTCGAGCTTGCTTCCGCCGTTCACGGCCAGCCTCCGGTACTTCGCCGCGGTGTTCGACTCGCTGCACGAGTCCCTGCCGGCCGACAGCGCCGAGAGGCTCGCCATCGAGAGGAACTACCTCGGCACGGAGATCCGCAACGCCGTGGCCTCTCTAGACCGCAGCCATGGCGGCGACGATCGCACGGCGGCGGAGCCTTGCAGCAGCAGCGCCAGCTGGAAGGAGATGATGGAGAGCGCGGGGTTCGAGGCCGTGCCGCTGAGCTCGAGAACGGTGAGCCAGGCGAAGCTGCTGCTGAAGATGAAGagcgggtgcggcggcggcggggggttCCGGGTCGTCGTCGAGGGCGACGGCGGCAGGGCGATGTCGCTCGGGTGGCGGGACAGCGCGCTGATCACGACGACGGCgtggcggcgccgccggcgccgatcgATCAGCAAGACATCCAGCTAG
- the LOC112900225 gene encoding phosphoribosylglycinamide formyltransferase, chloroplastic has translation MEAAAAPPSLRPRRSLSINPDPAPRPGPKPRPWGLAANRQANAVRCELPRRPDPRLLRARAMVGDGGDAAGAGRRKRLAVFVSGGGSNFRAIHEAALAGEVHGDVVALVTDKPGCGGAEYARSNGIPVVVFPKSKSAPEGVSVPELLHTLREHEVDFVLLAGYLKLIPAELVREYPRFILNIHPSLLPAFGGKGYYGLKVHTAVVASGARYSGPTVHFVDEHYDTGKTLAQRVVPVFADDTPELLAARVLHEEHQVYVEAVAALCDDRIVWREDGVPLIKSRLNPDVYL, from the exons ATGGAAGCGGCCGCTGCACCACCTTCTCtgcgcccgcgccgctcgctcaGCATCAACCCCGATCCCGCCCCGCGACCGGGCCCGAAACCTAGGCCGTGGGGACTAGCGGCGAACCGCCAGGCCAACGCCGTCAGGTGCGAGCTGCCCCGGCGCCCAGACCCGCGCCTCCTCCGGGCTCGCGCGATGGTGGGGGACGGTGGTGACGCCGCCGGGGCCGGGAGGAGGAAGCGGCTGGCGGTGTTCGTCTCCGGCGGGGGCTCCAACTTCCGGGCGATCCACGAGGCCGCGCTGGCCGGGGAGGTGCACGGGGACGTCGTCGCGCTTGTCACCGACAAGCCAG GCTGCGGTGGTGCAGAGTACGCCAGGAGCAACGGCATTCCGGTCGTTGTGTTCCCGAAGTCGAAGAGTGCGCCGGAGGGGGTCTCGGTTCCTGAACTGCTTCATACGCTGAG GGAACATGAAGTTGACTTTGTTCTTCTTGCTGGTTACTTGAAACTTATACCTGCCGAATTGGTTCGGGAATACCCAAGATTCATATTAAACATCCATCCTTCTCTCCTCCCGGCATTTGGAGGCAAAGGCTACTATGGTTTAAAGGTTCATACGGCAGTTGTTGCCTCTGGTGCAAG ATACTCGGGTCCAACTGTACACTTTGTGGATGAGCACTATGATACAGGAAAAACATTAGCGCAGAGGGTTGTGCCAGTGTTTGCGGATGACACACCAGAGTTATTGGCTGCAAGAGTCCTTCATGAG GAGCATCAAGTCTATGTTGAAGCAGTTGCTGCTTTGTGCGATGACCGCATTGTATGGAGAGAAGATGGTGTTCCACTCATCAAAAGCCGGCTAAATCCAGATGTGTACCTCTAA
- the LOC112899731 gene encoding nucleoprotein TPR — MDKLVQFGRKAWFIVRVMSGYEERRIRSYRLQLQKRLEMAQARKEELRKQPEKVILSEVRQVVQQMQALNQHLEEAETSIDEYFKPIDKNAKIITNMQLEKEEKQMKEMAKVMQEQIKMQREIAMKRDDAASLESKEAQVSEKTAEIPLKQETVK; from the exons ATGGACAAGCTGGTGCAGTTCGGGAGGAAGGCATGGTTCATCGTGCGCGTGATGTCCGGCTACGAGGAGAGGCGGATCCGATCCTACAGGCTGCAGCTGCAGAAGCGCCTCGAGATG GCCCAAGCTAGGAAGGAAGAGCTGCGGAAACAGCCAGAAAAAGTTATCTTGTCAGAGGTTCGTCAAGTGGTTCAGCAGATGCAAGCTCTCAATCAGCATCTTGAAGAAGCT GAAACTTCCATAGATGAATACTTCAAACCAATTGACAAGAATGCTAAGATCATAACAAATATGCAGTTGGAGAAAGAAGAAAAGCAAATGAAGGAGATGGCGAAAGTTATGCAAGAGCAAATAAAAATGCAAAGAGAAATCGCAATGAAAAGAGATGATGCCGCCAGCCTAGAGTCTAAGGAAGCTCAAGTGAGTGAAAAAACAGCTGAAATCCCTCTGAAACAAGAGACTGTAAAATAG
- the LOC112899730 gene encoding U-box domain-containing protein 33-like: protein MEILGPSPLPSPCPRLRCGGRRRGQHRGEAWVHVAVGRSPEKTLGLLRWALRRFGKCRIVLLHVHQPSPLIPTLLGKIPAAQATEELVLSHRKSEKEETDRVLLAYLAFCRRAQVQAKLLLTENDHIHDGILDLVNQYRIANLVMGSTPDSCFKLKYGKESLMASNAPAFCQIWFVWRGRHIWTREASAATDNTAPVHYQDDVMTAERIRFSSYSNNAGTILDEGHATGKALMTANLSPGIVSDYDGYEALGEHEANHFYSMNIANWQDAESAALNSTFCSDSSVHKNTLPSHSKEVLDTNLKQVMMVADGSRKEAFVELLKRKETESKVASAFARAKDSDSAKKHEIEMRGELEVLLVATRKQHEDLLKNKERAVAALESSMKRLAILDARAAKIKLQMDEFSVELEVIQSSIESLRQKKLKLPKLEDRHTDQARGLTYSHATLSKCMSNAFGDDLYSFEEFTLLDMQSATCKFSESFKIRSHSHGCVYKGEIMNRTVMIYKLHSHSIESVEQFQQEVYILSKARHPHLLTLVGACPEALCLIYEYLPSESLHGRLFSRCNSHWLPWKIRARIVTEISGALLFLHSCKPQMIIHGNLKLENILLDTECHCKIADFGISQLFTDDMKDCPSFACGSELKGSFPHADTEYKRSKILASKSDIYYFGMVILQLLTGKQELVGLAGEVRHAMSCGKLSSILDPTAGQWPLEVAGKLAELGLRYSETSSQDRLELTLETVRDLEQLYFTREGRAPSSFLCPILQEIMHDPQVCADGLTYEGRAIREWMDSGREMSPVTSLKLEHRNLTPNHALRFAIQDWLRHSHSPMKL from the exons ATGGAGATCCTGGGCCCGTCGCCGCTGCCCAGCCCCTGCCCGCGCCTCCgctgcggcggccgccgccgggggcAGCACCGCGGCGAGGCGTGGGTCCACGTGGCCGTGGGGAGGTCCCCGGAGAAGACGCTCGGGCTGCTGCGCTGGGCGCTGCGCCGCTTCGGGAAATGCCGCATCGTCCTCCTCCACGTCCACCAGCCGTCGCCGCTCATCCCGACCCTCC TGGGGAAGATCCCGGCGGCCCAAGCCACGGAGGAGCTGGTGCTCTCCCATCGCAAGTCCGAGAAGGAAGAGACGGACAGGGTCCTCCTCGCCTACCTCGCCTTCTGCCGCAGGGCCCAGGTGCAGGCGAAACTCCTCCTCACGGAGAACGACCATATCCACGATGGCATCCTCGACTTGGTCAACCAGTACAGGATCGCCAACCTTGTGATGGGCTCTACACCCGATAG CTGCTTCAAGTTGAAGTATGGCAAAGAGTCTTTAATGGCTAGCAATGCTCCTGCGTTTTGCCAAATCTGGTTCGTGTGGAGAGGAAGGCACATCTGGACCAGAGAGGCGAGTGCAGCCACCGACAACACTGCCCCAGTTCACTACCAGGATGATGTCATGACAGCTGAAAGAATTAGGTTCAGCTCATATTCTAACAATGCCGGAACCATACTTGATGAAGGACATGCCACGGGCAAGGCACTAATGACAGCCAATCTTAGTCCAGGCATTGTTTCAGATTATGATGGTTATGAAGCTCTTGGGGAACATGAAGCCAATCATTTCTACAGTATGAACATTGCAAACTGGCAAGATGCAGAATCAGCAGCACTCAACTCAACCTTCTGCTCTGATTCTTCTGTACATAAGAACACATTACCCTCACATTCTAAG GAAGTATTGGACACAAATCTCAAACAGGTAATGATGGTAGCTGATGGATCAAGAAAAGAAGCTTTTGTTGAGCTGCTGAAGCGCAAAGAAACAGAGTCAAAAGTAGCAAGTGCTTTTGCCAGG GCAAAAGATTCTGATTCTGCTAAAAAGCATGAAATTGAGATGAGGGGGGAACTTGAAGTTTTATTGGTAGCCACAAGAAAGCAGCATGAAGATCTTCTAAAAAATAAAGAGAGAGCTGTAGCAGCGCTGGAATCTTCTATGAAAAGATTGGCCATCCTAGATGCCCGTGCAGCAAAGATAAAGCTTCAGATGGATGAGTTTTCAGTAGAGCTTGAAGTGATCCAATCATCCATAGAAAGTCTCAGGCAGAAGAAACTGAAACTACCAAAGCTAGAAGACAGACATACTGACCAGGCTAGGGGGTTAACATACAGCCATGCCACACTGTCCAAATGCATGTCAAATGCTTTTGGAGATGATTTGTACAGCTTCGAAGAATTTACGTTGTTAGATATGCAGTCCGCAACATGTAAATTCTCAGAGAGCTTCAAGATACGGTCACACAGTCATGGGTGTGTTTACAAAGGAGAAATTATGAACAGAACTGTGATGATTTATAAGCTGCACTCGCACAGCATTGAGAGCGTGGAGCAATTTCAGCAAGAG GTTTATATCCTTAGCAAGGCCAGGCACCCTCATCTTCTGACATTGGTTGGAGCATGCCCAGAAGCGCTGTGTCTCATCTACGAATATCTGCCAAGTGAGAGCCTTCACGGCCGCCTTTTCAGCAGATGCAACAGCCATTGGTTGCCATGGAAAATCCGTGCCCGCATTGTTACTGAGATCTCGGGTGCACTGCTGTTCTTGCATTCCTGTAAACCCCAGATGATCATCCATGGCAACTTGAAGCTTGAGAACATCCTTCTAGATACTGAATGCCACTGCAAGATTGCCGATTTTGGTATTTCTCAGCTATTCACGGACGACATGAAGGATTGCCCATCATTTGCCTGCGGTTCCGAGCTGAAAGGGTCCTTTCCCCATGCAGACACAGAGTACAAGAGAAGCAAAATATTGGCATCGAAGTCTGATATATACTATTTCGGAATGGTGATACTCCAGCTACTGACTGGAAAACAGGAGCTTGTAGGGCTTGCTGGTGAGGTAAGGCATGCTATGTCTTGTGGGAAGCTATCATCAATTCTTGATCCTACGGCCGGGCAGTGGCCTTTGGAGGTGGCTGGAAAGCTAGCAGAGTTGGGGCTGAGGTACAGTGAAACCAGCAGCCAAGATCGCCTGGAGCTGACTCTTGAGACCGTACGAGATCTAGAACAGCTATACTTTACGAGGGAGGGACGAGCACCCTCCTCTTTCCTATGCCCTATTCTGCAG GAGATAATGCATGATCCTCAGGTGTGTGCTGATGGCTTGACGTACGAAGGGAGGGCGATCCGTGAGTGGATGGATTCTGGGAGGGAGATGTCGCCGGTGACCAGCCTGAAACTAGAGCATCGCAATCTCACACCCAACCACGCCCTTCGCTTTGCTATCCAAGATTGGCTTCGTCACTCTCACTCCCCGATGAAGCTCTAG
- the LOC112900099 gene encoding serine/threonine-protein kinase SAPK7 codes for MEKYELLKDIGAGNFGVARLMRNKETKELVAMKYIPRGQKIDENVAREIINHRSLRHPNIIRFKEVVLTPTHLAIVMEYAAGGELFDRICNAGRFSEDEARYFFQQLICGVSYCHFMQICHRDLKLENTLLDGSPAPRLKICDFGYSKSSLLHSKPKSTVGTPAYIAPEVLSRREYDGKSADVWSCGVTLYVMLVGAYPFEDPDDPKNFRKTIGRIMSIQYKIPEYVHVSQDCKELLSRIFVANSAKRITIREIRNHPWFLKNLPRELTEAAQAMYYKKDNSAPTYSVQSVEEIMKIVEKARTPPPSSTPVAGFGWAEEDEQEDSKKPEEKAEEEEDGEDEYDKQVKQVHASGEFQIS; via the exons ATGGAGAAGTACGAGCTGCTCAAGGACATCGGCGCCGGCAACTTCGGCGTGGCGCGGCTGATGCGGAACAAGGAGACCAAGGAGCTCGTCGCCATGAAGTACATCCCCCGCGGCCAAAAg ATTGACGAGAATGTGGCGAGGGAGATCATCAACCACCGCTCGCTGCGGCACCCCAACATCATCAGGTTCAAGGAG GTGGTGCTCACGCCGACGCATCTGGCGATCGTGATGGAGtacgccgccggcggcgagctgttCGACCGGATCTGCAACGCCGGCAGGTTCAGCGAAGACGAG GCGAGGTACTTCTTCCAGCAGCTGATTTGCGGCGTGAGCTACTGCCACTTCATG CAAATTTGCCATCGCGACCTGAAGCTGGAGAACACGCTGCTGGACGGCAGCCCGGCGCCCCGCCTAAAGATCTGCGACTTCGGTTACTCCAAG TCGTCGCTGCTGCACTCGAAGCCCAAGTCGACGGTGGGCACGCCGGCGTACATCGCCCCGGAGGTGCTCTCCCGCCGGGAATACGACGGCAAG TCAGCCGACGTGTGGTCCTGTGGAGTGACCCTTTATGTGATGCTGGTCGGTGCTTATCCTTTTGAGGACCCTGACGACCCCAAGAATTTCAGAAAGACGATTGGG AGGATCATGTCAATCCAATATAAAATTCCGGAGTACGTCCATGTATCCCAAGACTGCAAGGAACTGCTCTCAAGAATCTTCGTCGCAAACTCTGCGAAG AGAATAACAATTAGGGAGATCAGGAACCACCCCTGGTTCCTGAAGAACCTGCCTAGGGAGCTCACAGAAGCTGCACAGGCAATGTACTACAAGAAGGACAATAGTGCCCCAACCTACTCCGTGCAGTCTGTGGAGGAGATCATGAAGATTGTTGAGAAGGCGCGGACGCCGCCTCCTTCCTCCACCCCTGTGGCTGGCTTTGGTTGGGCAGAAGAGGACGAGCAGGAGGACAGCAAGAAACCAGAGGAGAAGgccgaggaggaagaggacggCGAGGATGAGTATGACAAGCAAGTGAAGCAAGTCCATGCCAGCGGCGAGTTTCAGATCAGCTGA